The Methanobacterium sp. BAmetb5 genome includes a region encoding these proteins:
- a CDS encoding 2-isopropylmalate synthase, producing MYIDKVKQEMKIPEKVRIFDTTLRDGEQTPGVAITPEEKIRIAKRLDNLGVDVIEVGFPAASLGERKAAQEIKGLNLNAKVCGLARVLQEDLDAALDSDVDYIHTFIGTSPLHREYKLHMDQEEILTKAVDAVEYIKDHGIIAEFSAEDATRTEFEFLKNIYKAVEEAGADVINVPDTVGVMVPASMRQLVGDLKEVVSIPISVHCHDDFGLAVANSLAAVEAGAQQVHATINGLGERAGNTSLEEVVMALMTTYGIKTNITTELLVSTSELVSRITGVKMPPNKAIVGENAFAHEAGIHVHGVLQKAETYEPLKPEMVGHTRRIVMGKHTGARAIKSKLDDYGIEMNEDQFCTLYDQVKKLGDKGKMVTDADLQALAETVLGKPKEEKVKLEGFTVMTGDNVLPTATVKLSIDGNIKTAAKTGVGPVDAAINVIQDLVRETADIELKEYHIEAITGGTNALAEVFVIMADGDGHSATGRSTVEDVVMASVEAVLDSINKILLARDMDQLP from the coding sequence ATGTACATAGATAAAGTAAAGCAAGAGATGAAAATACCTGAAAAGGTGCGAATATTCGATACCACCCTCCGTGACGGTGAACAAACACCTGGGGTGGCTATAACGCCGGAAGAAAAGATAAGAATAGCCAAGAGGCTGGATAACCTGGGAGTGGACGTGATTGAAGTAGGGTTTCCAGCAGCATCACTGGGTGAACGGAAGGCAGCCCAGGAAATTAAGGGTCTGAATCTGAATGCAAAGGTCTGTGGTTTGGCAAGGGTGCTGCAGGAAGACTTGGACGCAGCCCTGGATTCAGATGTGGATTACATTCACACTTTCATTGGAACTTCTCCTCTACACCGGGAGTACAAGCTGCACATGGACCAGGAAGAAATACTCACCAAGGCTGTGGATGCTGTGGAGTACATCAAAGACCACGGTATCATAGCTGAGTTCTCAGCCGAAGATGCCACCCGGACAGAGTTCGAATTTTTGAAAAACATCTACAAGGCTGTGGAAGAAGCAGGGGCCGACGTGATCAATGTCCCGGACACCGTGGGAGTCATGGTACCGGCTTCCATGCGCCAATTAGTGGGGGACCTTAAAGAAGTGGTGAGCATACCCATCAGTGTGCACTGCCACGATGACTTTGGACTGGCCGTGGCCAACAGCCTGGCTGCAGTGGAAGCCGGAGCCCAGCAGGTCCATGCCACCATTAACGGCCTGGGAGAAAGGGCAGGTAACACCTCCTTAGAAGAGGTGGTAATGGCCCTAATGACCACTTACGGTATTAAAACCAACATAACCACTGAACTTTTAGTGAGCACCTCGGAACTGGTTTCCAGAATAACCGGGGTGAAAATGCCCCCTAACAAGGCCATTGTAGGAGAAAATGCCTTTGCCCATGAGGCAGGAATACATGTCCACGGAGTCCTGCAGAAGGCAGAAACCTACGAGCCCCTTAAACCGGAGATGGTAGGTCACACCCGTCGAATTGTAATGGGAAAGCATACGGGAGCCCGGGCTATTAAGTCCAAACTGGATGATTATGGAATTGAAATGAACGAAGACCAGTTCTGCACCCTGTACGACCAGGTGAAGAAACTGGGTGATAAGGGTAAAATGGTCACTGACGCTGACCTCCAGGCACTGGCCGAAACAGTTTTAGGTAAACCTAAGGAAGAAAAGGTCAAACTGGAAGGATTCACGGTGATGACCGGGGACAATGTCCTCCCCACAGCCACGGTAAAACTCAGCATTGACGGTAATATAAAAACCGCTGCCAAAACCGGTGTGGGGCCAGTTGACGCGGCCATTAACGTAATACAGGATCTGGTACGGGAAACTGCCGACATAGAACTTAAAGAATATCATATTGAAGCCATAACTGGTGGTACCAATGCACTGGCCGAAGTATTTGTAATAATGGCTGATGGAGATGGGCACAGTGCCACTGGTCGTTCTACTGTGGAAGATGTAGTCATGGCCAGTGTTGAGGCGGTTTTAGATTCCATAAATAAGATCCTCCTGGCCCGAGATATGGATCAGTTGCCGTGA
- a CDS encoding response regulator: MAKATILVVEDERITAEDIRAGLEFAGYKVPVICSTGEDAVKKAGRLEPDLVLMDIKLEGEMDGIEAAAQIRKSYDIPVIYLTAYSDEKTVERAKLTEPSGFLVKGQGMLSKPFDENELHAAIEITLYRHEMEREHDQISAAILLRTSEAVIATNSTGQIRYINSLAETITGWPKNEVLGKKLEEIFLPLSKINDESPLEDVLVGGEPEIISRNGAKFTVKGTVTPIKDCKQKNNGMVISFKVVNDDI, from the coding sequence ATGGCCAAAGCAACTATTCTAGTGGTGGAAGATGAAAGAATCACCGCTGAAGATATCCGGGCCGGACTGGAATTTGCTGGTTACAAAGTACCGGTAATATGCTCTACCGGTGAAGATGCCGTTAAAAAGGCGGGAAGGCTGGAACCAGATTTAGTGCTGATGGACATTAAGTTAGAGGGTGAAATGGATGGTATAGAAGCTGCTGCCCAGATAAGAAAATCCTATGACATACCAGTAATCTACCTAACTGCTTATTCTGATGAAAAAACTGTGGAAAGAGCTAAACTAACTGAACCATCTGGATTTCTGGTTAAAGGGCAGGGAATGCTAAGCAAACCCTTTGATGAGAACGAACTCCACGCGGCCATAGAAATAACCCTCTACCGGCACGAGATGGAAAGGGAGCATGACCAGATCTCCGCGGCGATTTTGCTTAGAACCAGCGAAGCGGTGATTGCCACCAATTCCACGGGCCAGATTAGGTACATCAACTCCCTGGCCGAGACCATAACTGGCTGGCCTAAAAATGAGGTCCTGGGTAAGAAACTGGAAGAGATATTCCTGCCTCTATCCAAAATAAATGATGAATCTCCTTTAGAAGATGTTCTGGTTGGGGGGGAACCGGAAATAATATCCCGTAATGGGGCTAAATTCACTGTTAAAGGCACAGTAACTCCTATAAAAGATTGCAAACAAAAAAACAACGGCATGGTGATATCTTTTAAAGTTGTTAATGATGATATTTAA
- a CDS encoding TrpB-like pyridoxal phosphate-dependent enzyme: MYSIRLTEDEIPKKWYNIAADLPVEFPAYDQTEEGKQLENLPKIFSKGVLEQELSTERYIKIPKEVREAYKQMGRPTPLVRAKALEDHLDTPAKIFYKREDTSPTGSHKLNTAIAQAYYAKQDGIERLTTETGAGQWGTALSLACNLMDMDCTVYMVKVSFNQKPYRKTIMQLYNGEVLASPTTQTEFGRKVLAENPDHPGTLGVAISEAIEDALNDEKVYYSLGSVLNHVMLHQTVIGQETQKQLEIAGETPDVMVACVGGGSNFAGAVFPFMKDQLDEKIDCKFIAAEPSHCPTLTQGDYCYDFGDTAGLTPLIKMYTMGHDYIPPSDHAGGLRYHGMSPLVALLVHEKLVEPRAVEQNDIFKSGVTFARTEGIVPAPETCHAIKVGIDEALECKKTGEEKTIVVNFSGHGLLDLKGYDDYLAGKLD, translated from the coding sequence ATGTACAGTATAAGATTAACAGAAGATGAAATTCCCAAAAAATGGTATAACATTGCCGCGGATCTCCCAGTGGAATTCCCCGCCTATGACCAGACTGAAGAAGGAAAGCAACTGGAAAATCTGCCAAAAATATTCTCCAAAGGAGTACTGGAACAGGAATTGTCCACAGAACGCTACATAAAGATTCCCAAGGAAGTTAGAGAGGCCTACAAACAGATGGGTCGACCTACCCCCCTCGTAAGGGCCAAAGCCCTAGAGGACCATCTGGACACCCCCGCCAAGATATTCTACAAAAGGGAAGATACCTCCCCCACCGGTAGCCACAAGCTAAACACCGCAATCGCTCAAGCATATTACGCTAAACAGGATGGTATTGAACGTTTAACCACTGAAACTGGTGCCGGACAATGGGGAACTGCCCTTTCACTTGCCTGTAATCTTATGGACATGGACTGCACAGTTTACATGGTTAAAGTATCATTCAACCAGAAACCCTACCGTAAAACCATCATGCAACTTTATAACGGAGAAGTATTAGCATCCCCAACTACTCAGACTGAATTCGGTAGAAAAGTACTGGCAGAAAATCCAGACCACCCCGGAACTCTAGGAGTGGCCATATCCGAAGCTATTGAAGATGCATTAAACGATGAAAAGGTTTACTACTCACTGGGAAGTGTTTTAAACCACGTAATGTTACACCAAACTGTAATTGGACAGGAAACACAGAAACAACTGGAAATTGCCGGTGAAACACCCGATGTCATGGTGGCCTGTGTTGGTGGAGGTAGTAACTTTGCCGGAGCAGTGTTCCCCTTCATGAAAGACCAGTTAGATGAAAAGATCGACTGTAAATTCATTGCTGCTGAACCTTCCCACTGCCCGACCCTGACCCAGGGTGATTACTGTTACGACTTCGGAGACACCGCCGGACTCACCCCACTCATTAAAATGTACACCATGGGACATGACTACATACCCCCATCCGACCATGCCGGAGGCCTACGTTACCACGGTATGTCACCGTTAGTGGCCCTACTGGTACACGAAAAACTGGTAGAACCTCGTGCCGTTGAACAAAACGACATCTTCAAAAGCGGCGTGACCTTCGCCCGGACTGAGGGAATAGTTCCTGCCCCTGAAACCTGTCACGCCATAAAAGTAGGAATAGACGAAGCACTTGAATGTAAGAAGACTGGTGAGGAAAAAACCATTGTGGTGAACTTCTCAGGACACGGCCTTCTGGACCTCAAGGGCTACGATGATTATCTGGCTGGAAAACTGGATTAA
- a CDS encoding PHP domain-containing protein: MIIDPHIHSTYSGDSTASVRDIVKHSRKIGLDALAIADHNSLKGSEAALKEFGPLEDLVIIPAMEVSSSKGHIVALGISEEIPQGLSPEDTVELIRIQGGIAIAAHPFVSYREGLFTQVKFVDVDAMETLNSRYIFGYSNWRAKNLAKEKNIPQIGASDAHFLGAIGSCVTELEADFTVDGIIQGILSGKTNVFGDRTPLPLILKEVINKKIRKIQ; this comes from the coding sequence ATGATTATTGACCCCCATATTCACAGTACCTATTCCGGAGACTCCACAGCCTCAGTTCGGGACATAGTCAAACACTCCCGGAAGATTGGTCTGGATGCCCTTGCCATTGCTGATCACAACTCTCTCAAGGGTTCGGAGGCAGCTTTAAAGGAGTTTGGCCCCCTGGAAGATCTGGTGATCATACCGGCCATGGAAGTCTCCTCCAGCAAGGGACACATCGTGGCCCTGGGTATAAGTGAAGAAATTCCCCAGGGACTCTCACCGGAGGATACTGTGGAGTTAATCCGGATTCAGGGTGGAATTGCCATAGCCGCCCATCCATTTGTATCTTACCGGGAAGGACTCTTCACTCAGGTGAAATTCGTGGATGTGGATGCCATGGAAACTCTTAACTCCCGTTACATATTTGGATACTCTAACTGGCGGGCTAAAAACCTGGCCAAGGAGAAAAACATCCCCCAGATCGGTGCCAGTGATGCCCACTTTTTGGGAGCCATTGGTAGCTGTGTCACGGAACTGGAAGCAGATTTCACGGTAGATGGCATCATTCAGGGTATCCTCTCGGGGAAGACCAATGTATTCGGAGACAGAACCCCTCTCCCTCTGATACTCAAGGAAGTTATTAACAAGAAGATCAGGAAGATTCAATAA
- a CDS encoding response regulator — translation MAKINIVIVEDERITAEDIKKALNSVGYEVPAIVPSGEEAIKAAEELKPDLVIMDIKLEGEMDGIQAAEQIRSKLGIPIIYLTAYSDEKTVQRAKITEPSGFILKQPYGFLRKPFEESELNTTIEITLYRDRLEKRLRKHDKWLGAMLKSISDGVIATDLNGQVRFMNSMAEELTGWLEEDALGHDVREIFDPVGYKLPLEDDMSREVSYLKNTVLKLEEGEKLTVDGSVTIIKDMEGNVDGLVIVFRQVNLSNI, via the coding sequence ATGGCTAAAATAAATATCGTAATAGTGGAAGATGAGAGGATAACCGCTGAAGATATTAAAAAAGCCTTAAATAGTGTGGGGTATGAGGTTCCAGCCATTGTACCGTCTGGTGAAGAGGCTATTAAGGCTGCTGAAGAGCTTAAACCTGATCTGGTGATTATGGATATTAAGCTGGAGGGGGAAATGGATGGTATTCAGGCCGCAGAACAGATACGTTCCAAGCTGGGAATACCTATCATCTATCTAACTGCTTATTCTGATGAAAAAACAGTTCAAAGGGCCAAAATCACTGAGCCTTCTGGATTTATTCTTAAACAACCCTATGGATTTTTGCGCAAACCCTTCGAAGAGAGCGAACTTAACACCACCATTGAAATAACTCTCTACCGGGACAGGCTGGAGAAAAGACTCCGCAAACATGACAAATGGTTAGGGGCCATGCTTAAAAGTATCAGTGATGGGGTAATTGCCACGGATCTCAATGGCCAGGTACGATTCATGAATTCCATGGCTGAAGAGTTAACTGGCTGGCTGGAAGAAGATGCTCTGGGCCATGATGTTCGGGAGATATTTGATCCGGTTGGTTACAAACTCCCCCTGGAAGATGACATGTCCCGTGAAGTGTCCTATCTTAAAAATACGGTTTTAAAATTAGAAGAGGGGGAGAAGTTAACCGTAGATGGTAGTGTAACTATTATTAAAGATATGGAAGGCAATGTTGATGGTTTAGTGATAGTATTCCGCCAGGTTAACCTTAGTAACATCTAA
- a CDS encoding DUF63 family protein: MGIDSIIQYIQENFVYLHPGYTTYNTIVFGIILGLIILLIIRMFKWIDKDPKDLFIPLIPFIFFGSSARALVDNGIYPLTYTLVTPGIYILTGLTAIFTLLGSVLIERKIGWDYRYVIFAVGAAMCVPNIYYAQHLNPVVVFQVLGPWALLTAVFVLIGRKWSLLKDKFNLSVLSAHLLDASSTFIAVDYYGYGEQHVLPNALTQLADSAIIMYPLKIAVILPALYIIDTYVEDKTIRNMLKLAIFILGLAPGIRNFLSLAMGT; encoded by the coding sequence ATGGGTATCGACTCTATAATACAGTACATCCAGGAGAACTTCGTCTATCTGCATCCGGGTTACACCACTTACAATACCATTGTGTTCGGCATTATACTGGGTTTAATAATTCTCTTAATCATTCGGATGTTCAAATGGATTGATAAAGACCCTAAGGACCTTTTCATACCCTTAATTCCCTTCATATTCTTTGGATCCAGTGCCCGGGCCCTGGTGGATAATGGGATATATCCTCTAACCTACACTCTGGTAACTCCAGGGATATACATTTTAACGGGACTAACCGCTATTTTCACCCTGCTGGGATCAGTTCTAATCGAACGAAAAATCGGCTGGGACTACCGCTACGTAATATTTGCAGTGGGGGCTGCCATGTGTGTTCCCAACATATACTATGCTCAACACCTCAACCCCGTGGTAGTTTTCCAGGTACTGGGTCCATGGGCCCTGCTGACTGCAGTTTTTGTTTTAATCGGTAGAAAATGGAGTCTTCTAAAGGATAAATTCAATTTGAGTGTACTTTCAGCCCACCTGCTCGATGCCAGTTCTACCTTCATCGCCGTGGATTACTATGGTTACGGTGAGCAGCATGTTCTACCCAACGCACTCACTCAGCTGGCAGACAGTGCCATTATAATGTATCCCCTTAAAATTGCAGTTATACTTCCGGCCCTCTACATCATAGACACTTATGTGGAGGATAAAACCATCCGTAACATGTTAAAACTGGCTATATTCATATTAGGATTGGCACCGGGTATCAGGAACTTCCTGAGCCTAGCCATGGGCACATGA
- a CDS encoding N-acetyltransferase — MFKEGIKYRKCDNGDFIKLHEINQERFINKTSLTTFKVGERLHRNTIFLAEDNNNAVGYVFGMGSQDNPEEGWIRQIAVLKKYEGRGIAKTLQKLCIEAFKSMRGVRYVGLSVEPGNKPALCLYKSLGFKIVEPEQVYETIAVNGKLAIKDYYGPGEHRFIMKKEL; from the coding sequence ATGTTTAAAGAAGGGATTAAGTACAGAAAATGCGACAACGGGGACTTTATTAAACTTCATGAAATCAACCAGGAACGTTTTATTAATAAAACTTCCTTAACAACATTTAAAGTAGGGGAAAGACTCCATAGAAATACTATTTTCCTGGCAGAAGATAATAATAATGCAGTGGGCTATGTTTTTGGAATGGGGAGTCAGGATAATCCTGAAGAAGGTTGGATTAGGCAAATTGCAGTTTTAAAGAAATACGAGGGGAGGGGCATAGCAAAAACGTTGCAAAAATTGTGTATCGAGGCTTTCAAGAGTATGAGGGGAGTGCGTTATGTTGGTTTGTCTGTCGAGCCAGGGAATAAACCGGCACTATGCCTGTATAAAAGTTTAGGTTTTAAAATAGTCGAACCGGAACAGGTTTATGAAACAATAGCTGTAAATGGAAAATTAGCCATTAAAGATTATTATGGTCCCGGTGAACATAGATTTATAATGAAAAAGGAATTATAA
- a CDS encoding DUF1786 domain-containing protein encodes MKILAIDVGTGTQDIMLYDSYDSMENAVKMVLPSPTKIMARRIRQHHHDLFLSGETMGGGPVNKAIKSHLDKGYRVLMNENSARTVRDDLERVKSTGVEIVPLNEKHPEISELELNDVDLVAIREALSNFDVELDFDRIGVAVQDHGYQDGMGDRNFRFQKIREKLDVPRAPEEFAYYGEVPPYFTRMQAVQRTLKDYNPLIMDSKFASICGATLDPLVGEMDRFIAMDVGNGHTLAASFMDGKIHGVFEHHTGILTPKRIEELVNKLAAGTITHEEVHEEHGHGAWVIDAIDSFECVVATGPKRAILAETDLKVHNAAPGGDVMMTGPAGLIKSIKSL; translated from the coding sequence ATGAAAATACTGGCAATAGATGTGGGTACTGGGACCCAGGATATAATGCTGTATGACTCTTATGACTCCATGGAGAATGCAGTGAAAATGGTTCTCCCCTCTCCCACCAAGATAATGGCCCGACGGATAAGACAACATCATCATGACCTTTTTTTAAGTGGAGAAACCATGGGTGGGGGTCCGGTAAATAAAGCAATAAAAAGCCATCTGGATAAGGGGTACCGGGTGCTAATGAACGAAAATTCGGCCCGAACAGTACGTGACGACCTGGAACGGGTTAAATCCACCGGGGTGGAAATCGTCCCTTTAAATGAAAAACATCCAGAAATCTCCGAGTTAGAACTGAACGATGTTGACCTGGTTGCGATTAGGGAGGCCCTTTCAAATTTTGATGTGGAACTGGACTTTGATCGCATAGGTGTGGCTGTGCAGGATCACGGTTATCAGGATGGCATGGGGGACCGTAACTTCCGTTTCCAGAAGATAAGAGAAAAACTCGATGTTCCCCGGGCACCCGAAGAGTTCGCCTATTATGGGGAAGTTCCACCGTACTTCACCCGTATGCAGGCCGTGCAGAGGACACTCAAAGATTACAATCCCTTAATCATGGATTCTAAATTCGCTTCCATCTGTGGAGCAACCCTGGATCCCCTGGTGGGAGAGATGGACCGGTTCATAGCCATGGATGTGGGTAATGGGCATACACTGGCTGCATCTTTCATGGATGGTAAGATACACGGAGTTTTCGAGCACCATACTGGTATTCTAACCCCTAAACGGATAGAAGAATTGGTTAACAAGTTAGCGGCAGGTACCATTACTCATGAGGAGGTTCATGAGGAGCATGGGCACGGGGCATGGGTTATCGATGCCATTGATTCCTTTGAATGCGTGGTGGCCACCGGGCCGAAACGGGCCATACTGGCGGAAACAGATTTAAAGGTGCACAACGCTGCCCCGGGAGGGGATGTGATGATGACTGGACCTGCAGGTCTTATAAAATCCATTAAATCCCTGTAA